In a genomic window of Salegentibacter salegens:
- a CDS encoding site-specific integrase, with amino-acid sequence MRTSQTFSISFIIRKKKKQPESAILYARITVNGKSLEISLKRTIPIDKWNPVASKLTGNSSESRLINKKIDETKAQLYKTHDSLVKEGLLVTTQTVKARFLGSDQQHYTLIYLIHYHKEKMGKVLKYGTMKNYTTTENYLKDFLKAQYNTSDIYLKQIDYQFTLGFESFLRGLPRLQNNGVMKHMERFKKLMRLAEDLDWIEKNPTKRFKLRFDQVDMVYLSKAELQKIKEKEFKRSTHNINRDIFVFCCYTGLPYGDVKELKKKHIQIGVDGNKWIYTRRIKTNTMLRIPLLEEAERILEKYQDHPKVHSSDILLPVYSNQKTNQYLREITKAVKIDKELSFHSARHTFATTVTLANGVPIETVSKLLGHTKLSTTQIYARVIDSKISSDIDMLRERLKD; translated from the coding sequence ATGCGTACCAGTCAAACCTTTTCCATTTCTTTTATTATCCGAAAAAAGAAAAAACAACCTGAATCAGCTATCCTCTATGCCCGAATTACCGTAAACGGCAAATCCCTTGAAATCAGTTTAAAACGTACTATTCCGATTGACAAGTGGAATCCAGTAGCCAGTAAACTTACTGGTAACAGTTCTGAAAGCCGGCTCATCAATAAAAAAATTGATGAAACCAAGGCCCAGCTCTATAAAACCCATGACAGTCTTGTAAAAGAAGGACTGCTAGTAACCACGCAGACGGTCAAAGCTAGATTTTTGGGGAGTGATCAGCAGCATTATACGCTTATCTATTTGATCCATTATCACAAGGAGAAAATGGGTAAGGTTTTAAAGTATGGGACTATGAAAAACTATACAACTACGGAAAACTATCTCAAAGATTTTTTAAAAGCCCAGTATAATACCTCAGATATTTATTTAAAACAGATTGATTACCAGTTTACCCTGGGATTTGAAAGCTTTTTGAGGGGCTTGCCAAGGCTCCAAAATAATGGAGTCATGAAGCATATGGAACGCTTTAAAAAACTGATGCGCCTGGCCGAAGATTTAGATTGGATTGAAAAGAATCCAACCAAAAGGTTTAAACTCCGTTTTGACCAGGTGGATATGGTCTACCTATCCAAAGCCGAATTACAAAAGATCAAGGAAAAGGAGTTCAAAAGGTCTACTCACAATATCAACCGAGATATTTTTGTGTTCTGTTGTTATACGGGGTTGCCCTATGGCGATGTCAAGGAGCTAAAGAAAAAGCATATTCAGATAGGTGTTGATGGGAATAAGTGGATATACACCCGAAGGATAAAAACTAATACGATGCTGAGAATCCCACTGTTAGAAGAAGCTGAACGAATTCTTGAAAAGTACCAGGACCATCCAAAAGTACATTCGAGTGATATTTTACTTCCGGTATATTCGAACCAAAAAACCAACCAATATTTACGGGAAATCACCAAAGCGGTAAAAATCGATAAGGAATTAAGTTTCCATTCAGCTAGGCATACTTTTGCCACAACGGTAACTTTAGCTAATGGAGTTCCTATAGAAACAGTATCTAAGCTATTGGGACATACAAAATTATCAACCACCCAGATTTATGCTCGGGTGATTGATTCTAAGATCTCTAGTGATATAGATATGTTGAGGGAAAGATTGAAAGATTAG